One window from the genome of Candidatus Nealsonbacteria bacterium encodes:
- a CDS encoding SET domain-containing protein-lysine N-methyltransferase — protein MEDVVVKKSKIHKKGVFANRNFKKGEVVIKYHLKNLTEEEFNNLSEKEKHYTSKENGEYLLFPSPERYVNHSCSPNTNPINKCDVAIKDIKKGEEITTDYSKDNVPGLNMKCNCGSENCKGIIKNKI, from the coding sequence ATGGAAGATGTAGTCGTTAAAAAATCTAAAATACATAAGAAAGGAGTTTTTGCTAATAGAAACTTTAAAAAAGGTGAAGTTGTTATTAAATATCATCTAAAGAACTTAACCGAAGAAGAGTTTAATAATTTATCAGAAAAAGAAAAACACTATACTTCAAAAGAAAATGGAGAATATTTATTATTTCCATCGCCGGAAAGGTATGTAAATCATTCTTGCAGTCCCAATACTAATCCTATTAATAAATGCGATGTTGCGATTAAAGACATTAAAAAAGGTGAAGAAATAACCACAGATTATTCAAAAGACAATGTTCCTGGTTTAAATATGAAGTGTAATTGCGGCAGTGAAAATTGCAAAGGAATAATTAAAAATAAGATCTAA
- a CDS encoding GDSL-type esterase/lipase family protein yields MAKIFIFGDSIVNGILDEKSGGWVQRLRSYLDEKNLSNPDVEYIVYNLGVSGNNTRDLLQRFEFETKKRLDEFKEETIIIFGIGVNDSQFVLSQNSQRVPLEEYIKNLDELLNSARKFSDKILFVGLTPVDEKRTTPIPWNEDKFYKNEYVKKFNDSLRSFCQENKVYFIEIFEEMIKMNYSELLYDGLHPNSEGHEKIFEIVKDYIIKHKII; encoded by the coding sequence ATGGCTAAAATTTTTATTTTTGGAGACAGTATCGTTAATGGAATATTAGACGAAAAAAGCGGGGGATGGGTTCAGAGACTCAGGAGTTATTTAGATGAAAAAAATTTATCTAATCCTGATGTTGAATATATTGTTTATAATCTTGGTGTTTCGGGAAATAATACCAGAGATTTATTACAAAGATTTGAGTTTGAGACAAAAAAAAGATTAGATGAATTTAAAGAAGAAACGATTATCATTTTTGGAATCGGAGTAAACGATTCCCAGTTCGTTCTTAGTCAAAATAGCCAGAGAGTCCCGCTTGAGGAGTATATTAAAAATCTAGATGAATTATTGAACAGTGCTCGAAAATTTTCTGATAAAATTTTGTTTGTCGGATTAACCCCCGTTGATGAAAAAAGAACAACTCCGATTCCCTGGAACGAAGATAAATTCTATAAAAACGAATACGTTAAGAAATTTAATGATTCTCTAAGATCTTTTTGCCAAGAGAACAAAGTTTATTTTATTGAAATTTTTGAAGAAATGATAAAAATGAATTATTCTGAATTGCTATACGATGGCCTTCATCCGAACTCAGAAGGGCACGAAAAAATATTTGAAATTGTGAAAGATTATATTATCAAACATAAAATAATTTAA
- a CDS encoding DUF3307 domain-containing protein yields the protein MHQLTLFEAFFITHFVMDWIFQWKWEAMNKSKNIFALFFHCAVYTVGFIPVFSLYKINFLWLLLIFISHFIFDKRNFEVWILEKFKGFKKEGDLEPFWNIVLIGVDQTLHLVILSFIVIFS from the coding sequence ATGCATCAATTAACTCTTTTTGAAGCGTTTTTTATAACCCATTTCGTAATGGATTGGATTTTTCAATGGAAATGGGAGGCAATGAACAAATCAAAAAATATTTTTGCTTTATTCTTCCATTGTGCCGTTTATACGGTGGGGTTTATTCCCGTATTTTCGTTATACAAAATTAATTTTTTATGGTTGTTATTAATTTTCATTAGTCATTTTATCTTTGATAAAAGAAATTTTGAGGTTTGGATTTTAGAAAAATTCAAAGGGTTTAAAAAAGAAGGGGACTTAGAGCCATTTTGGAATATTGTATTAATCGGAGTTGATCAAACGCTTCATTTAGTCATTTTATCCTTTATTGTTATTTTTTCTTAA